In a genomic window of Equus przewalskii isolate Varuska chromosome 4, EquPr2, whole genome shotgun sequence:
- the AQP1 gene encoding aquaporin-1, with product MASEFKTKLFWRAVVAEFLAMILFVFISIGSALGFQYPVKSNQTAGAAQDNVKVSLAFGLSIATLAQSVGHISGAHLNPAVTLGLLLSCQISILRALMYIIAQCVGAIVATAILSGITSSLPDNSLGRNELASGVNSGQGLGIEIIGTLQLVLCVLATTDRRRRDLGGSAPLAIGFSVALGHLLAIDYTGCGINPARSFGSSVITHNFKDHWIFWVGPFIGGALAVLIYDFILAPRSSDLADRVKVWTSGQVEEYDLDGDDIHARVEMKPK from the exons ATGGCCAGCGAGTTCAAGACGAAGCTCTTTTGGAGGGCAGTGGTGGCTGAGTTCCTGGCTATGATCCTCTTCGTCTTCATCAGCATTGGTTCCGCCCTGGGCTTCCAATACCCGGTGAAGAGCAACCAGACAGCAGGTGCGGCCCAGGACAACGTGAAGGTGTCGCTGGCCTTTGGGCTGAGCATCGCCACACTGGCCCAGAGCGTGGGCCACATCAGTGGCGCCCACCTCAACCCGGCCGTCACACTGGGGCTGCTGCTCAGCTGCCAGATCAGCATCCTCCGGGCCCTCATGTACATCATTGCCCAGTGTGTGGGTGCCATCGTCGCCACTGCCATCCTCTCAGGCATCACCTCCTCCCTGCCCGACAACTCACTCGGCCGCAACGAG CTGGCCTCTGGCGTGAACTCGGGCCAAGGCCTGGGCATCGAGATCATCGGCACCCTGCAGCTGGTGCTGTGTGTGCTGGCCACCACTGACCGGAGACGCCGTGACCTCGGGGGCTCAGCCCCTCTTGCTATCGGCTTCTCTGTGGCCCTGGGACACCTGCTGGCG ATCGACTACACCGGCTGCGGTATTAACCCTGCCCGGTCCTTTGGCTCCTCGGTGATCACCCACAACTTCAAGGATCACTGG ATTTTCTGGGTGGGGCCATTCATCGGGGGAGCCCTGGCAGTGCTCATCTATGACTTCATCCTGGCCCCACGCAGCAGCGACCTCGCAGACCGCGTGAAGGTGTGGACCAGCGGCCAGGTGGAGGAGTACGACCTGGATGGCGACGACATCCACGCCAGGGTGGAGATGAAGCCCAAATAG